The Chitinophaga sp. H8 genome contains a region encoding:
- a CDS encoding HAMP domain-containing sensor histidine kinase — MKLLTKTTIYFLIIMLPVLTAGAFYLFFQFNKEIKYEMEEELLNDRLQWIRYLDTIPMNSAVLALSTPEFSITPVDLPPQKQPVLQDVMLFQEVAGQKTPFRQLTQAIPVHGKTYLLTIRKSLIEKNDLIKNVFQVMLGVFAGLLCFTLLLNWLVSKRIWQPFYQSLEKIHHVALKEMPDLQFKRTTVHEFNQLNATLKTMTTRIYEDYVHMKELTEDAAHEMQTPLAIAQNKLELLLQDDALTPAQLQAIAQSCEALQRLSRLNQNLLLLAKIENQQYITTSTINLGQVIEKYLRLLDELIQDKQLVIHRDIATDVQWAIHPFLADTLISNLLGNAIKYNYPQGEIVLHLTATTLTISNTSYLPVIKPEQLFQRFKKSGEAANPDSNGLGLAIVKKITDTNHLNITYNYQKPSHRFIISQTS, encoded by the coding sequence ATGAAACTGCTTACCAAAACAACAATTTATTTCCTGATCATCATGCTACCTGTGCTTACTGCCGGAGCATTTTATCTGTTTTTTCAATTCAACAAGGAAATAAAATACGAAATGGAAGAAGAGCTGTTGAATGACCGGCTGCAATGGATAAGATACCTGGATACCATTCCTATGAACAGTGCAGTATTAGCATTATCCACACCTGAATTCAGCATTACACCTGTAGACCTTCCCCCTCAAAAACAACCTGTATTACAGGATGTCATGCTCTTCCAGGAAGTAGCGGGTCAGAAAACCCCCTTCCGGCAATTGACACAGGCCATTCCTGTTCATGGTAAAACATACTTATTAACTATCCGTAAATCTTTAATTGAGAAAAACGACCTGATAAAAAATGTGTTTCAGGTAATGCTCGGTGTCTTTGCCGGCTTGTTGTGCTTCACTTTATTACTTAATTGGCTGGTCAGCAAAAGGATATGGCAGCCGTTTTATCAGTCGCTGGAAAAGATCCATCATGTGGCATTAAAAGAAATGCCGGACCTGCAATTCAAACGTACCACTGTCCATGAATTTAACCAGCTAAACGCTACATTAAAAACAATGACCACCCGGATATACGAAGATTATGTCCACATGAAAGAATTAACGGAAGATGCAGCGCATGAAATGCAAACGCCACTGGCCATAGCGCAAAACAAACTGGAATTGTTGTTGCAGGATGATGCACTCACCCCCGCACAATTACAGGCAATTGCGCAAAGCTGTGAAGCCTTGCAGCGCCTTTCCCGGCTTAACCAAAACCTGCTTCTCTTAGCTAAAATAGAAAATCAACAATACATTACTACCTCCACCATAAACTTGGGACAGGTAATAGAAAAGTATCTGCGCTTGCTGGATGAACTCATCCAGGATAAACAGCTGGTTATTCACAGGGATATTGCCACCGATGTGCAATGGGCTATTCATCCGTTCCTGGCAGATACCCTGATAAGTAATCTCCTGGGAAATGCTATTAAGTACAATTACCCCCAAGGTGAAATAGTACTGCATCTAACAGCAACAACCCTCACTATCAGTAACACCAGTTACTTACCGGTAATTAAACCGGAACAGCTGTTTCAACGTTTTAAAAAATCCGGAGAAGCAGCCAACCCAGACTCCAACGGACTTGGACTCGCTATCGTAAAGAAAATAACGGATACCAATCACCTGAACATTACCTATAACTACCAAAAGCCATCCCATCGTTTTATCATTTCGCAAACCTCATAA
- a CDS encoding TonB-dependent receptor, with protein MKKALFTLILISTGFIVSAQDIIISVKDSTTRQPIPGVSVLNVTSQKGTATNNNGIFRLPRQDKGTIIFRFSSIGYEPATLNLTFPYTGVDTIPVLLKQQGENMQEVVISSTRTNSRVEDLPMKVEVLGLEDMQEESGIKPGNVASILGDLSVIHIQNTSAVNGNNSIRMQGMDGKYTQLLRDGLPVYEGLSGNFGVLAIPPLDLKQIEIIKGSVSTLYGGGAIAGMINFIAKTPGSKPELTLLANRSTLKENNFNTWYSQRWHKTGLTLFAGVTTQNPVDVNKDGFSDVPKVRQYLLHPRFFYYINPNATLVAGYTGTIEKREGGDMQVLDQGKNGLHQYTESNNSNRHSIDLQFTQRSLAGGSLHVKGAGSFYHLSHKEGDFLLQGNQTNTYAEISYNKKNKQHDWVIGFNNTGEIFRKNGTDSSLLNNYTYNTTGAFLQDAYYLTPQLMAEAGIRADYHNVYGWFILPRVAFVYKPISDLSLRLSGGTGYKTPAIFSSQTQTTGYRNLHPLPADILSEKSKGVNFDANYHTTLGKVDVTINQALYYTHINNPILPILQVDGTISLQNQPYHINSLGTDTYIRLSLEHLELYLGYNHTTSKYTSTPAIFIPFAPQDKFAGTLAYEIAEKWRFGIENSWNGNQYLYNNEKAPSYWFWAAMISRKLGEHVTIVLNGENIFDARQGKNAPLYTGNVNNPQFVPLWGPIDGRTINLSAKFDL; from the coding sequence ATGAAAAAGGCACTGTTCACACTGATCTTGATAAGTACAGGCTTTATAGTAAGCGCACAGGACATCATCATATCCGTAAAAGATAGTACTACCAGGCAACCAATACCTGGTGTATCTGTATTAAATGTTACCAGCCAGAAAGGAACAGCTACCAACAATAATGGCATATTTCGTTTACCCCGGCAAGATAAAGGAACAATCATTTTCCGGTTCTCTTCAATTGGCTATGAACCGGCCACGCTTAACTTAACGTTTCCTTATACAGGTGTTGATACGATTCCTGTACTACTGAAGCAGCAAGGTGAAAATATGCAGGAAGTAGTGATCAGTTCTACGCGTACCAACAGCCGTGTAGAAGACCTGCCCATGAAAGTAGAAGTGTTGGGCCTGGAAGATATGCAGGAAGAAAGTGGTATCAAGCCAGGTAATGTAGCCAGTATATTGGGTGATCTTTCAGTGATCCATATTCAGAATACCTCCGCAGTAAATGGCAACAACTCCATTCGTATGCAAGGTATGGATGGTAAATACACGCAATTGTTGCGCGACGGACTACCCGTTTACGAAGGCCTTAGTGGTAACTTTGGGGTACTGGCCATCCCTCCTCTTGACCTGAAACAAATTGAAATTATAAAAGGCTCCGTATCCACCTTGTATGGTGGTGGCGCTATTGCGGGGATGATCAATTTTATTGCCAAAACACCTGGTAGCAAACCAGAACTAACGCTCCTTGCCAACCGCTCTACCTTGAAAGAAAATAACTTTAACACCTGGTATTCACAACGCTGGCATAAAACCGGGCTCACTTTATTTGCCGGTGTTACCACTCAAAATCCGGTAGATGTGAATAAAGATGGCTTCAGCGATGTTCCAAAAGTAAGGCAATACCTCCTTCATCCCCGCTTCTTCTATTACATTAATCCGAATGCCACATTGGTGGCAGGATATACTGGCACTATCGAAAAACGGGAAGGGGGTGACATGCAGGTGTTGGACCAAGGTAAAAACGGCTTGCATCAATACACGGAATCCAACAACAGCAACAGACACAGTATAGATCTGCAATTTACACAACGATCCCTGGCAGGTGGCAGTTTACATGTCAAAGGCGCCGGGAGTTTTTATCACCTATCGCATAAAGAAGGAGATTTTTTATTACAAGGTAATCAGACCAACACCTACGCCGAAATATCCTACAACAAAAAAAACAAACAGCACGACTGGGTAATAGGTTTTAACAACACTGGTGAAATATTCCGCAAAAATGGTACAGACAGCAGTTTGCTGAATAACTATACCTACAATACAACAGGTGCATTTTTACAGGACGCCTATTACCTTACTCCACAGCTGATGGCTGAAGCCGGCATACGCGCTGATTATCATAATGTATATGGCTGGTTCATTCTGCCCCGTGTCGCTTTTGTATACAAACCTATATCAGACCTATCCCTGCGGCTCAGTGGAGGTACGGGTTACAAAACACCAGCCATCTTCTCTTCTCAGACCCAAACTACTGGTTATCGCAACTTACACCCGCTTCCTGCGGATATATTATCAGAAAAAAGTAAAGGCGTAAATTTTGATGCTAACTACCACACCACACTGGGCAAAGTAGATGTTACCATTAATCAGGCTCTTTATTATACACATATAAATAATCCTATTCTACCAATACTACAGGTGGATGGTACGATATCCCTGCAAAATCAGCCTTATCATATCAATAGCCTGGGCACCGACACCTATATTCGTCTTAGCCTGGAACACCTGGAACTATATCTTGGTTATAATCATACCACCTCAAAGTACACCAGCACACCCGCTATCTTTATCCCATTTGCTCCCCAGGATAAATTTGCGGGAACACTGGCCTATGAAATAGCAGAAAAATGGCGCTTCGGTATTGAAAACAGCTGGAATGGCAATCAATATTTGTACAATAATGAAAAAGCCCCCTCCTACTGGTTCTGGGCGGCCATGATCTCCAGGAAATTAGGAGAGCATGTCACCATTGTGCTCAATGGTGAAAATATCTTTGATGCACGGCAGGGAAAAAATGCCCCTTTATATACCGGAAATGTCAACAATCCCCAGTTTGTACCACTATGGGGACCTATTGACGGACGGACCATTAATCTGTCTGCCAAATTTGATCTTTAA
- a CDS encoding ATP-binding protein, which produces MNVTNNRKPETDTTGSALMQVDPMLLQQNRMLEMLCKVHADFAIQKGTRQVFETLLNSTLEITGSEYGFIGEVLKNDKGNPYLHTQAVTNNAWNPEMLQYYNDHLGKEMIFSNLNSLFGEVLKTAAPVISNNPDTDNRRSGLPQGHPILHSFMGLPVIRDQEMIGMIGIANKPGGYQESMADFLQPLLSTYGTLIHAHHIDEQRSLIEKQHHQLMSEMEALITSLDDIVMEMNEQKIFTQVWCNNEEMLFLPKDKLIGRHIREVMGKHTEMSNKLIDKVLETGESQEWDYPDIRENKAYWYSLKITLLKSQGPQGPKRIAIIIKDITARKKADQALIAARKELERANQLLDVSQEIARLGGWEVNPQTQQMFWTRYMYKLREVPLDFPVSIEAGYSFYHPDDQAILREAARKGFSENIPYDLELRHVSAKGKETWVRAIGIPMFQDGKLTHYRGVIMDITEQKLSQLELIQAKEVAEKAAKARSGFLSTMSHEIRTPLNAIIGITNILQEQHMPENAKLVQNLQFSAQHLMSLINDILDFSKMDAGKMELEHQPFDLPKLLHSIANNHQPSANNKNIELFTSFDEKLPTIIVGDHVRLAQILNNLLNNAIKFTSKGYVRLDVLLEQLQSDEAVISFAVTDTGEGIDPDIQQKIFELFMQADSATSRKHGGTGLGLAIIKSLIELHNSHIDVISQPGVGTEFRFSLRYDLQETVVQKPAPPFQLPPGLLKNMPVLIVEDNPINVMVIQHHLNKTGAVTTVATNGKEAVKEMGQQHFIGVILDLHMPEMNGYETIPYIRALLPEAFIIVITADIMPEVTEKLAALQVRHVMQKPFKPDVLYKTLQIVLQEQQAKH; this is translated from the coding sequence ATGAATGTGACCAATAACCGTAAGCCTGAAACCGATACCACTGGTAGTGCCCTTATGCAGGTAGACCCAATGCTTTTACAACAAAACCGCATGCTGGAAATGCTTTGCAAAGTGCATGCAGACTTTGCCATACAAAAAGGTACCCGGCAGGTATTTGAAACATTGCTTAATAGTACCCTTGAAATTACAGGCAGCGAATATGGTTTTATCGGAGAAGTACTGAAAAATGATAAAGGAAACCCGTATCTCCACACCCAGGCAGTTACAAATAATGCCTGGAATCCCGAGATGTTGCAGTATTATAATGATCACCTTGGAAAAGAGATGATCTTTTCCAATTTAAACAGCCTCTTTGGAGAAGTACTCAAAACGGCTGCACCGGTTATCAGTAACAACCCGGATACGGATAACCGCCGGTCCGGACTTCCTCAGGGCCATCCCATCCTCCATTCCTTTATGGGCCTTCCTGTAATACGCGATCAGGAAATGATTGGTATGATAGGAATAGCCAATAAACCAGGCGGGTACCAGGAAAGTATGGCAGATTTTCTGCAACCCCTGCTATCTACCTATGGTACATTAATCCATGCACACCACATAGACGAGCAACGCTCCCTGATTGAAAAGCAACACCATCAGCTGATGTCGGAAATGGAAGCACTGATTACTTCCCTGGATGATATTGTGATGGAAATGAATGAACAAAAAATCTTCACACAGGTATGGTGCAATAATGAAGAGATGTTGTTTTTACCCAAGGACAAACTGATAGGACGGCATATAAGGGAAGTCATGGGAAAACACACGGAAATGTCCAACAAACTAATAGATAAAGTACTGGAAACCGGAGAGTCGCAGGAATGGGATTATCCGGATATTCGGGAAAATAAAGCATACTGGTACAGCCTTAAAATTACCTTGCTGAAAAGTCAGGGACCACAGGGACCCAAACGTATTGCTATCATTATCAAGGATATCACTGCCCGCAAAAAGGCGGACCAGGCATTAATAGCTGCCCGGAAAGAACTGGAAAGAGCTAACCAACTCCTGGATGTAAGCCAGGAAATTGCCCGGCTGGGGGGCTGGGAAGTAAATCCTCAGACACAGCAAATGTTCTGGACCAGATATATGTATAAACTGCGGGAAGTACCCCTTGATTTCCCGGTTAGCATTGAGGCAGGATACAGCTTTTATCATCCGGATGACCAGGCCATTTTACGGGAGGCTGCCCGCAAAGGATTCTCCGAGAATATCCCCTATGACCTGGAACTAAGACACGTTTCTGCTAAAGGAAAAGAAACCTGGGTACGTGCCATAGGTATCCCCATGTTTCAGGATGGAAAACTCACCCATTACAGGGGTGTTATAATGGATATCACTGAGCAAAAACTATCACAACTGGAATTGATCCAGGCAAAGGAAGTGGCGGAGAAAGCCGCAAAGGCAAGAAGTGGTTTCTTATCTACAATGAGCCATGAAATACGTACACCACTGAATGCAATTATTGGGATTACCAATATCCTGCAGGAACAACATATGCCGGAAAATGCAAAGCTCGTCCAGAACCTGCAATTTTCTGCACAGCATCTGATGTCCCTGATCAATGATATTCTCGACTTCAGTAAAATGGATGCCGGTAAAATGGAACTGGAACACCAACCTTTTGATCTTCCCAAATTACTGCACTCCATTGCCAATAACCACCAGCCCTCGGCCAACAATAAAAATATCGAACTCTTTACCTCTTTCGATGAAAAGCTACCCACTATTATAGTAGGCGACCATGTAAGGTTAGCACAAATATTAAATAACCTGCTTAACAATGCCATCAAATTCACCAGCAAGGGGTATGTACGACTGGATGTACTGCTGGAACAGCTCCAGTCAGATGAGGCGGTCATCTCTTTTGCTGTAACCGACACCGGTGAAGGTATTGACCCTGATATACAGCAGAAAATATTTGAGCTGTTTATGCAGGCCGACTCTGCCACCTCACGCAAACATGGTGGCACAGGACTTGGGCTCGCTATCATCAAAAGCCTGATAGAACTCCACAACAGCCACATCGATGTGATCAGCCAACCAGGAGTAGGTACGGAATTCAGGTTTTCCCTCCGCTACGATCTCCAGGAAACAGTAGTGCAAAAACCAGCACCACCATTTCAATTACCTCCCGGATTATTGAAAAATATGCCGGTATTGATTGTAGAAGATAATCCGATCAATGTAATGGTAATACAGCACCACCTTAATAAAACCGGCGCTGTTACTACTGTTGCCACGAATGGTAAAGAAGCAGTCAAAGAAATGGGACAACAACATTTTATTGGTGTTATCCTGGATCTGCATATGCCGGAAATGAATGGCTATGAAACAATCCCCTATATCAGGGCCCTGCTTCCGGAAGCTTTTATCATTGTAATTACAGCGGATATTATGCCTGAGGTAACAGAAAAACTGGCGGCCCTCCAAGTACGGCATGTTATGCAAAAGCCTTTTAAACCGGATGTCCTGTATAAAACCCTTCAAATAGTACTACAGGAACAACAAGCAAAACACTGA
- the bioA gene encoding adenosylmethionine--8-amino-7-oxononanoate transaminase, which produces MMDNSNLSARDLAVIWHPYTQMQTAPAPVALLRGEGALLFDEANNSYIDATSSWWVNIHGHAHPYIAEQLALQARQLQHCIFAGYTHPPAVNLAERLLKILPGPQSRVFYSDNGSTAVEVALKMALQYWHNQDIKKRKILAFHHAYHGDTFGAMSVSGRSVFTRAFDDFLFEVHFIDLPTASNITSLKSQIAAWQPEEIAAFIFEPLIQGSAGMLMYEAAAFEELLQYCQSQNILLIADEVMTGFGRTGKNFAMQYTSVAPDIICLSKGLTGGNMALGVTTCTAAIYNAFLSDNKLKTLFHGHSFTANPLACAVALASLDLFLEPACAANRQRIHVQHRQFADRLNTLPVIKNTRVLGTILAFDIITAGEDGYTNQLADYLHRFFRERRIMLRPLGNTLYILPPYCITNEQLTQVYESIIACAEELMH; this is translated from the coding sequence ATGATGGACAATTCAAATTTATCAGCACGTGATCTGGCCGTGATCTGGCATCCTTATACCCAAATGCAGACGGCACCGGCACCTGTTGCCCTGCTAAGGGGAGAAGGTGCGCTGCTCTTTGATGAAGCAAACAATAGCTATATAGATGCTACCTCCAGTTGGTGGGTCAACATTCACGGACATGCACATCCTTATATTGCAGAACAACTGGCCTTACAGGCCAGACAGTTACAGCATTGCATCTTTGCCGGGTATACCCACCCTCCTGCCGTAAACCTCGCAGAAAGACTGCTGAAGATATTGCCAGGCCCGCAAAGCCGCGTGTTTTATTCAGACAATGGCTCTACAGCGGTAGAAGTAGCTCTTAAAATGGCGTTGCAATACTGGCATAACCAGGATATCAAAAAGAGAAAAATACTCGCTTTTCATCATGCCTATCATGGAGATACCTTTGGAGCAATGAGTGTCAGCGGCAGAAGTGTTTTTACCCGTGCATTTGATGATTTTCTTTTTGAGGTACACTTCATCGACCTGCCAACAGCCAGCAATATTACCAGCTTAAAATCACAAATAGCAGCCTGGCAACCGGAAGAAATTGCGGCCTTTATCTTTGAACCTCTCATCCAGGGATCTGCTGGTATGCTGATGTATGAGGCTGCTGCTTTTGAAGAATTATTACAGTACTGTCAGTCACAAAACATATTACTCATCGCAGATGAAGTAATGACCGGGTTTGGCAGAACAGGCAAAAACTTTGCGATGCAGTATACTTCAGTAGCACCGGATATCATCTGCTTGTCCAAGGGGCTTACAGGGGGAAATATGGCATTAGGGGTTACTACCTGTACTGCTGCTATTTATAATGCATTCCTCTCGGACAATAAGCTGAAAACGCTTTTCCACGGACATTCGTTTACAGCTAACCCACTAGCCTGTGCTGTTGCCCTGGCCAGCCTCGACCTTTTCCTGGAACCTGCCTGTGCAGCAAACAGACAAAGAATCCATGTACAACACCGGCAGTTTGCCGACCGGCTGAATACCCTGCCGGTGATTAAAAATACCCGCGTACTGGGTACTATTCTGGCATTTGATATCATCACAGCAGGAGAAGATGGCTATACAAATCAATTGGCTGACTACCTGCACCGTTTTTTCCGTGAAAGAAGAATTATGTTGCGTCCCCTGGGTAATACACTCTATATTTTACCCCCCTACTGCATTACCAATGAGCAACTGACGCAGGTATATGAAAGTATTATCGCCTGTGCGGAAGAATTGATGCATTAA
- a CDS encoding DUF2911 domain-containing protein yields MKQMILLLSFLVGASSMVFSQAPKSPAVTAEGKNVKVAYGQPSKRNRVIFGELVPYGQVWRTGANKATEITFAKDGTLGGKPVKAGTYTLFTIPEAKEWTIILNSQLGQFGAFDYDKNKGKNVVEVKAPVKTISGAAVEKFTISVPAGKLVFEWDKTKVEVPAQF; encoded by the coding sequence ATGAAACAGATGATCTTATTACTTTCCTTCCTCGTGGGCGCCAGTAGTATGGTGTTTTCACAGGCCCCTAAAAGCCCGGCGGTAACCGCAGAAGGCAAAAATGTAAAAGTCGCTTACGGACAACCTTCTAAACGCAATCGGGTAATATTTGGTGAGCTGGTACCTTACGGTCAGGTATGGCGTACTGGTGCGAATAAAGCTACGGAGATTACTTTTGCCAAAGATGGTACTTTGGGTGGTAAGCCGGTAAAGGCAGGCACTTATACTTTATTTACCATTCCTGAAGCAAAGGAGTGGACTATTATTCTGAATAGTCAGCTGGGTCAGTTTGGTGCATTTGACTATGACAAAAACAAGGGTAAAAATGTAGTTGAAGTAAAAGCCCCTGTAAAGACGATTAGCGGAGCAGCAGTAGAAAAATTCACTATTTCTGTACCGGCGGGTAAGTTGGTGTTTGAGTGGGATAAAACAAAAGTAGAAGTACCTGCACAGTTTTAA
- a CDS encoding glycoside hydrolase family 30 protein — protein sequence MRICSLMLIISITWSCNAGTPTTVPGPVTVCTTDMSDLVLLKITDSLTWKASGARTREDSLVIEVDTSRTYQQINGFGAALTGSAAYVLHNYVNPLSRDSLFRQLFTPAGIGLDFLRVSIGPSDFSPHNFAYPFQLFPDSTLTLNLAEDTLHVLPILREILSINPALKIIASPWSAPASFKSNKQLEGGSLLPAYESLYARYLTGYLQAMQRAGIRIYALTPVSAPLAGEQAYPSMSLGAVQARRLVKNFLGPYLKASGSDARLMVYDGNLDGAEYADSLLDEKTVSQYVSGVAFHGYAGSVSNMSLVKKLHPEMEVVLTEISGGESTPVFGDNLRLYVRHMLIGGMRNWASGILFYNLALNEHHGPQNNGCKDCRGVITVYSKTGQTIRTEEYFALGHFGKFVRPGAYRVFSTEMPAHQIYNVAFYREGQYTVVVMNEARHAQRVSVVSEAHIFSYTLPSEAVVTFSWKSGAGK from the coding sequence ATGAGAATATGCAGCCTGATGCTGATCATAAGCATTACATGGAGTTGTAATGCCGGCACCCCAACCACAGTACCTGGTCCTGTAACGGTATGCACTACCGACATGAGTGACCTGGTACTCCTCAAAATAACCGATTCCCTGACATGGAAAGCGTCAGGTGCCAGAACACGGGAAGACTCTCTTGTTATTGAAGTAGATACCAGCCGTACTTATCAGCAGATAAATGGCTTTGGGGCTGCTTTAACAGGAAGTGCAGCTTATGTGCTGCATAACTATGTAAACCCGCTATCGCGTGACAGCCTTTTCCGCCAGTTATTTACCCCCGCAGGGATAGGGCTGGATTTTTTAAGGGTGAGCATCGGCCCTTCCGACTTTTCACCACATAATTTTGCTTATCCTTTTCAGTTATTCCCGGATAGTACCCTAACATTGAACCTGGCAGAAGATACGCTTCATGTATTGCCCATACTCCGTGAGATATTGTCAATAAACCCGGCGTTAAAAATTATAGCCAGTCCCTGGAGCGCTCCGGCTTCATTTAAAAGCAATAAGCAGCTGGAGGGAGGCAGCTTGTTGCCAGCTTATGAATCGTTGTATGCCCGTTACCTGACAGGTTATTTACAGGCTATGCAGCGGGCTGGCATCCGGATATATGCGCTTACACCGGTGAGTGCGCCACTGGCAGGAGAACAAGCATATCCCAGTATGTCTTTAGGGGCAGTGCAGGCGCGCAGGCTGGTAAAAAACTTTTTAGGTCCTTATCTGAAAGCTTCCGGATCAGATGCCAGGCTAATGGTATATGATGGCAACCTGGATGGGGCAGAATATGCCGATAGTTTGCTGGATGAAAAGACGGTAAGTCAGTATGTAAGCGGAGTAGCTTTTCATGGATACGCGGGGTCAGTGTCCAATATGAGCCTGGTAAAGAAATTGCATCCTGAAATGGAGGTAGTCTTAACGGAAATCTCCGGAGGTGAATCCACTCCTGTTTTTGGAGATAATTTGCGTTTGTATGTACGTCATATGCTGATAGGGGGAATGCGTAACTGGGCCTCCGGCATATTGTTTTATAATCTTGCATTGAATGAGCATCATGGCCCTCAGAATAATGGGTGCAAAGATTGTAGGGGAGTGATCACCGTTTATTCCAAAACGGGACAGACAATCCGTACAGAGGAGTATTTTGCCCTGGGGCATTTCGGTAAGTTTGTCCGTCCGGGGGCTTACCGGGTTTTTTCTACTGAAATGCCGGCACATCAAATTTACAATGTGGCATTTTACCGGGAGGGACAGTATACCGTGGTGGTCATGAATGAAGCCAGGCATGCCCAACGGGTAAGTGTGGTCAGTGAAGCGCACATTTTTTCCTATACACTGCCGTCAGAAGCAGTGGTTACCTTTAGCTGGAAAAGTGGAGCAGGTAAATGA
- a CDS encoding SRPBCC family protein: MRFVKLFFISVVIFAIVIFLISLMFPSRLVIERTGVINAPMSKVYTVANDLKGWRAWNPWMIADSVAVINFSEPASGTGAYYTWESTKPGGGSGKVTVSDSNPQKGIYYHMDFSSMKSVYSGLEMKPSTDGSGTAIHWYLETDLGWLPWWKFRGFMGDKLFGPQMEEGLNRLRTICEQP, from the coding sequence ATGCGATTTGTCAAGTTGTTTTTTATCAGTGTAGTGATTTTTGCAATAGTGATCTTCCTCATCTCATTAATGTTTCCTTCGAGATTAGTGATAGAACGGACAGGAGTTATTAATGCACCAATGAGTAAAGTATACACGGTAGCCAATGATCTAAAGGGCTGGAGGGCATGGAACCCATGGATGATAGCTGATAGTGTAGCGGTAATAAATTTTTCCGAGCCAGCTTCCGGTACCGGTGCCTATTATACCTGGGAAAGCACTAAGCCGGGAGGGGGAAGTGGTAAAGTCACCGTGTCGGACAGCAATCCTCAGAAAGGAATTTACTATCATATGGATTTCAGCAGTATGAAGTCTGTTTATTCAGGATTAGAAATGAAACCTTCTACTGATGGGAGTGGCACAGCTATTCACTGGTACCTGGAAACAGATCTGGGATGGCTGCCCTGGTGGAAATTCAGAGGGTTTATGGGGGATAAACTGTTTGGTCCGCAGATGGAGGAGGGGCTAAACAGATTGCGTACCATATGTGAACAACCATAA
- a CDS encoding SRPBCC family protein produces the protein MQIFLLIIGALAVLILGIVTYSMFLPPNVKVERTLLIAAPAAAIFDRVNILRNWELWSPWQQLDPAMKIVYGEKESGVGAGFSWESRHRHVGNGSMTIVESRPVEYIATNSNFMHQGIARGYFRFEPVAGGTQVTWGMQADMGQNPIRKLLGLVMDKWVGSDFEKGLANLRQVLA, from the coding sequence ATGCAAATTTTTTTATTGATAATAGGTGCATTGGCGGTACTGATTCTTGGAATAGTAACTTATTCCATGTTCCTTCCTCCTAATGTAAAGGTAGAACGGACGCTTCTGATAGCGGCTCCTGCGGCGGCTATCTTTGACCGGGTAAATATTTTACGGAACTGGGAGTTATGGTCTCCCTGGCAGCAGCTGGATCCGGCGATGAAGATTGTATATGGTGAAAAGGAAAGCGGGGTAGGTGCAGGATTTAGCTGGGAAAGCCGGCACCGGCATGTAGGAAATGGGAGCATGACTATCGTTGAATCCCGGCCGGTGGAATACATTGCAACCAACAGCAATTTTATGCATCAGGGGATAGCCAGGGGATATTTTCGCTTTGAGCCGGTAGCGGGTGGTACACAGGTAACCTGGGGTATGCAGGCTGATATGGGGCAAAATCCCATAAGAAAACTCCTGGGGTTGGTAATGGATAAATGGGTAGGCAGCGACTTTGAAAAAGGGCTGGCCAACCTGAGGCAGGTACTGGCCTGA